A section of the Rhodothermus sp. genome encodes:
- the hemA gene encoding glutamyl-tRNA reductase — protein MQGFHALGLNHETASVQVREAFALDRAAKRRLYAVWQTVRGGELMLVSTCNRTEAYLYGTEEDVAAIRALLSQHAHRPWPAPESFHFQDEAALRHVLEVTCGLRSQVLGDAQIFNQIKEDYRLAVEVGSVGTVMHRLLHSAFRAAKRVAAETDLHQGTTSVAGVAVQAARRYFARRGHPDLEGVRVLVVGAGEMARLAIEALRALAPSVLMLTNRTQRHVHALAQPGEQVVPWSQRAQALMRCDLVIVATSASAPVLTADMMPSRCPDHPLLLIDLSIPRNIDPAIDRLPGYQVLDLDAIKARQAAVEARRHRAARQARKICEELLHEFVTWYFHQQALQPAIQAIRETFETIRRQEIERHHRRFSEVDREELDRLTRSIMQKLLAIPIVRLKSIDPDSIDFVRGIQLLAQLFSRPSCEEVRDVQLPEPSVLLERVRAQGPCPFVERPGASPERSATDHA, from the coding sequence ATGCAGGGGTTCCATGCGCTGGGTTTGAATCACGAAACGGCTTCGGTGCAGGTGCGCGAAGCGTTTGCCCTGGACCGAGCAGCCAAGCGGCGGCTCTATGCGGTCTGGCAGACAGTGCGAGGTGGTGAGCTGATGCTGGTCTCGACCTGCAATCGGACGGAGGCTTATCTGTACGGCACCGAAGAAGACGTCGCGGCGATTCGTGCTCTGCTGAGCCAGCATGCGCATCGTCCCTGGCCTGCGCCTGAAAGTTTTCATTTTCAGGATGAAGCTGCCCTGCGCCATGTGCTGGAAGTAACCTGTGGGTTGCGTTCGCAGGTGCTGGGCGATGCGCAGATCTTCAACCAGATCAAGGAAGACTATCGGCTGGCAGTCGAGGTGGGCAGTGTGGGCACCGTCATGCATCGGCTGCTGCATAGCGCCTTTCGGGCAGCCAAGCGCGTAGCGGCCGAGACGGACCTGCATCAGGGGACCACGTCGGTAGCTGGCGTGGCTGTCCAGGCTGCCCGTCGCTACTTTGCCCGACGTGGGCATCCGGATCTGGAAGGCGTGCGTGTGCTGGTGGTCGGGGCCGGTGAGATGGCGCGACTGGCTATAGAAGCGCTGCGCGCACTGGCGCCTTCCGTGCTGATGCTGACCAACCGTACGCAGCGGCATGTCCATGCCCTGGCACAACCCGGGGAGCAGGTAGTGCCCTGGTCGCAACGGGCGCAGGCGCTGATGCGTTGTGATCTGGTGATAGTGGCCACCAGCGCCTCGGCTCCTGTACTGACGGCCGATATGATGCCCTCGCGTTGCCCGGACCATCCGCTATTGCTGATTGACCTTTCCATTCCGCGCAACATTGATCCGGCCATCGATCGGCTGCCAGGCTATCAGGTGTTAGACCTGGATGCTATCAAGGCTCGTCAGGCGGCCGTAGAGGCCCGGCGACACCGGGCGGCCCGGCAGGCCCGCAAGATCTGTGAGGAATTGCTACACGAGTTCGTCACCTGGTATTTCCATCAGCAGGCGCTGCAGCCGGCTATCCAGGCCATCCGAGAGACGTTTGAAACCATCCGACGTCAGGAGATCGAGCGGCATCATCGACGCTTTTCAGAGGTTGACCGGGAAGAGCTGGACCGGCTAACGCGCTCGATCATGCAGAAGCTGTTGGCCATTCCCATTGTGCGACTAAAGAGTATAGATCCGGACAGTATTGACTTCGTTCGGGGCATTCAATTGTTGGCCCAGCTCTTTAGCCGGCCCAGCTGTGAAGAAGTGCGGGACGTTCAACTACCTGAGCCC